The Candidatus Sulfotelmatobacter sp. DNA window CCGGCGGACCAGCGGCTCGAGGGCGGGCTCTCGGCCACCGGCGTGATCGTGCTGCTCGGCGCCCGCGTCATCCGCACGCACGACGTCGCCACCACGCTCCCGGCGGTGCACGTGGCCGACGCGCTGCGCGCGGCGCGGCGCGCGTAGCGACGGCCGGAAGATTGCTCGGGAGAGGTCGCTGCATCTGATACAGTCGAAGGGCGCGCGCGCGCAACTTTCTTATGACACCCGTCCACAGCATCTGGCTTCTCGATCTGCTCGACATCCTGCTGGTCGCGGCCCTGTTCTACCGGCTGCTGATCCTGGTGAAGGGCACGCGTTCGGCGCAGATGTACGTCGGGTTGCTGGTGATCGCGATCGTCGGACTGATCGCGCGGCAGCTCGATTTGATCGCGGTCAAGTGGATCACCGACAGCCTCAAGACCGTCTGGCTGATCGCGTTCGTGATCCTGTTCCAGCCCGAGATCCGCCAGGCGCTGGCGCAGGTCGGGCGCACCCGCTACTTCCGCTCGTTCCTGCGCGGCGACAGCTACGGCGTGCTGGG harbors:
- the cdaA gene encoding diadenylate cyclase CdaA; protein product: MTPVHSIWLLDLLDILLVAALFYRLLILVKGTRSAQMYVGLLVIAIVGLIARQLDLIAVKWITDSLKTVWLIAFVILFQPEIRQALAQVGRTRYFRSFLRGDSYGVLGEVVRGVENLSERRQGALIVVERNVGLRNFVETGTRIDAKVSAELLVTLFSPDSPLHDGAVILREESLVAAGCILPLSSNPRTPGSLGTRHRAAL